From a single Micromonospora sp. WMMD1102 genomic region:
- a CDS encoding bifunctional methylenetetrahydrofolate dehydrogenase/methenyltetrahydrofolate cyclohydrolase: protein MTATLLDGKATAATIKEELRDRVKALADRGVVPGLGTVLVGEDPGSRAYVDGKHRDCAEVGIASIRRELPADASQEQVDATVAELNADPACHGYIVQLPLPVHLDTQRVLEMVDPDKDADGLHPVNLGRLVLGYPGPLPCTPRGIVELLRRHEVPLRGAEVAVVGRGNTVGRPLGLLLTRRSENATVTLCHTGTLDLAAHTRSADIVIVAAGVPGLLTADMVRPGAVVVDVGITRVIGADGKGRYTGDVGPDVAEVAGKVVPMPGGVGPMTRAMLLTNVVERAEAELEPPARG, encoded by the coding sequence GTGACGGCCACCCTTCTCGACGGCAAAGCGACCGCGGCGACGATCAAGGAAGAACTGCGCGACCGGGTGAAGGCGCTGGCCGACCGGGGCGTCGTACCGGGACTGGGCACCGTGCTCGTCGGCGAGGACCCGGGCTCCCGGGCGTACGTCGACGGCAAGCACCGGGACTGCGCCGAGGTGGGCATCGCCTCGATCCGCCGCGAGCTGCCGGCCGACGCCAGCCAGGAACAGGTGGACGCCACGGTCGCCGAGCTGAACGCCGACCCGGCCTGCCACGGCTACATCGTGCAGCTCCCGCTCCCGGTGCACCTGGACACCCAGCGGGTGCTGGAGATGGTCGACCCGGACAAGGACGCCGACGGGCTGCACCCGGTCAACCTCGGCCGGCTGGTACTCGGCTACCCCGGCCCGCTGCCCTGCACCCCGCGCGGCATCGTCGAGCTGCTCCGCCGGCACGAGGTGCCGCTGCGCGGCGCCGAGGTGGCGGTGGTCGGCCGGGGCAACACGGTCGGCCGGCCGCTCGGGCTGCTGCTGACCCGGCGCAGCGAGAACGCCACCGTGACGCTCTGCCACACCGGCACCCTCGACCTGGCCGCGCACACCCGCAGCGCCGACATCGTGATCGTGGCGGCCGGCGTGCCGGGCCTGCTCACCGCCGACATGGTCCGGCCCGGTGCCGTGGTGGTCGACGTCGGGATCACCCGGGTGATCGGGGCGGACGGTAAGGGCCGCTACACCGGTGACGTCGGGCCCGACGTCGCCGAGGTGGCCGGCAAGGTGGTGCCGATGCCGGGCGGCGTCGGCCCGATGACCCGGGCGATGCTGCTGACGAACGTGGTGGAGCGGGCCGAGGCCGAGCTGGAACCGCCCGCCCGGGGCTGA